The Methanosarcina barkeri str. Wiesmoor DNA segment TTACTAACATTTCCTTCTTCCACAGCTTTTAATAGGGAGGCTGTTGCAACTGCTGATGGAGGGAGAATGTCGATTCCTTCAAGAGATTCGAAAAGAGCCTTAGCTTCAAGGGCTTCTTCTCTGGTAATTGCGTACATTATTCCGTCAGTGTCGGTAAGTGCATCGTATAACCCGCCCATAACCCCATATGGTGGAGTACGGTTGGTAAGCACGGTTGCATAGGTTTCTTCTACCTGTTTCTTTGCATCCTTCATGTCAAGTTCGGGAATAATTTCTCTTCTTTTTTCCTGCCAGGCATTGTACATGGGAACAAAAGGAAGGTTCTGGGCAAGCTGGAGTTTCGGGAGTTTTTGCCCGAACCGCCCATCGGTTCTGAGACGCATTGCAGCTTCCCATACTGAAATTCCTCCTGTACCGCTTCCTACTGCCTGGAAGTAGTGATCAGGCATTTTTCCTATAGTTACTGCTGCATCCAGCATCACAGTGCCCATTCCATCTCTTCTGGCGATATTTCTTGCTCCACCTTCGGATACCATACCAGGCAGCTTTGCAATCCTGCCTGCGAGATTGATAGCGTCAGTGTAATCGTTTCCTGGACTCATACTGATGAGATGGACAGATTCAGTAGGCTCCTCAGGCAGCCACAGCTTCGAAGCTCCGGATTCCGGTACAACTATGTAGACATCAGTTCCTGTCAAAGCCGATACGTGCGCAAAGGCCCGACCGGTATTTCCTGCAGAGGCAAGGACTACGGCTTTTCCTCCGGTCTCTTTCAGGAGTTGCATGGTTGGGTGGGCTTCAAGTTCTTTAAAACTGCAGGTTTTAATGAAAGCCCCTCTTTCAGGCCAGTACCCGCTGAATCCTATATAAAGGTTAGAGAGCCCGAGTTCTCTAGCAAAAGCTTCACTTTTGTAAGTTATGGGTCCTGCATCCGTAGTGAGTTCTTCCTGGACCGGGAGCCAGGAATGAAACCTTCCAATACCTGGCTGGTTTCTTAACACCAGTCTTTTTTCTGAGTACTCCGCCCGTAAAAAGGCGTTATCATTCTCACAGGTGAGTCTGTATTCCTGGCCGTACTCTCTTCCGCATTTAAGACATTTCAGTTTGAAGTTTCCCATCGCTATCACAGAAAATTAGGCTTCTAATTAAATATGTATTCCTGAAATGCGGATAAAATTCTCTTTTTGTGCTATATTTTTGAGTTAGTTGTCTTATTGGGAAATTTAACTCCACGAATGAGAAGAGAACCACTTTATTGGATTAACAAAGGAACGAGAAATAAACTGGAAAGCAAAGACGGAGGAATGGAAAGGAAAAATGGAGTGCCGGAAAGAAGATTATTGAAGGACGAAAGAAGACTATTGGAAAACGAAAACAGGCTATTAAAGAACGAAAGGAGACTATTGAAGAAACCAAAAGTAAACTAGTAATTAAAGTTAAGCAGGTAATTTATAGCTCGCCTCTTTTACTTAATAAAAGACCGGCGGAGTGACTTTTACATTTTCATAACTCCTTGTCTTGCCTTTAGGAGGATAAACAAACGTGACAACGTCAGACTGCACCCCTAATTCATATGGATCACACAGGTAGTTTCCGGCCTCTTCTCTAGAAATGTTTAGTACCTGGAGCGAGGCACTTGATATTCCTATCGTTTGAATCTTTACTCCCTTAAATTCGGAGAAAATTTCCTTTATCTTGGGCTCCAGGTTTTTGCTGCCAAAAAGTGATATATATGCCTGAGCAAAGGGATTGAGATGGTAGTCTATGTAAATGGTCGCATTAGTCTTCTCAAACTGAATTACCATATTGTCAACGTGAATGTATTTTCCTTCTTTGAACTGATCTGCGCCGGTTCCAGGGACGAATCTAGCAGCTAGTAGAATGGATGAGATTAGAAGGGCAATTACAATTATCGGTTTTGTTTTCATGGTTCTTATTTAGTAATAATCCTTTTTTCTAATATCTCTTTCCTGTAAATCTTTTTCTGTCAGGCCTGTTTTTCTTTAAAACTGAAACGATGTTATTTTTATTGGGATCTGGGCGATAGTTAGACTCTTTGCAACACCATTAAATATCGCAACACTAAAGGTATCCCACCTTTTGGATTATCTAAAAAAGAATAAAGAGGCCATAAAATGAGTAAAGATATTCATTTCATCTGCCCCAAATGCGGAAATACCACCTACGAAACCGGCGAGATCCGCACTACAGGCGGCTTTCTCAGCAAAATCTTCGATGTCCAGAACAAAAGATTTACCCATATCACCTGCAAGCGCTGCAAATACACCGAATTATATCAGGCTGACAGCAGTATGCTTGGAAATATTTTCGATCTGTTTACATCGTAATGAAGTTGAGATAGGATTTTTAGCGGATATAGGATTTTTAGCGGATATTACTTTTTTCTACCTTTTTTCTACCTTTTTTCGTTTTTTGATTGTTTAGAGGGTCCACCAATAGTTGGTCGATGTTTCCAGAATATTCATACGTTCACATCTTGCTCTCACTTTTTGCTTTATGTACATTCAATTTCCTGTACACAGGGCAGCTTAAAAAGTAGATGCAAATAAACAAAAATACTCAAAGATAAAGTATTAACCAGTTAGTGAGGCGCGACCAAAAATTTTATTCCAAGTAAAGATGGTAAAGTGTATAAATATTTAAATAAAGAATTTTATATTTTCATAATTTATTGAAAACTTATTTATTTTATGCCTCATAATACTTTATAATCTATTCATTGCACATTATCTTCCAAACTTGATGATATCATAATCAATGAGTACTTTAACGTAAACACAATTAATTCTGTATTAATTTAAACCCTAATATATTATTAAGAACACAATTAATTCTATTAATTTAAACTCTAGTATTTTATTCAGTACTCGCAACAATACATGAAATATAAATTTGCGTGCAGTAGCCCCATACTAAAGTACAAGGTATGTTTCAGACCGCCTGCTTGCTTTTCTGGGATTAACTTAGTATCCTTTTACAAGACTTTCTTAGTGCGAAGTTCCATTGCCAACTTCTGTAACCTGGTACCAAGAAACCTTATTTTACAAGAAGCAATGGCACATAGATTTATATGAAACAAAAAAAG contains these protein-coding regions:
- a CDS encoding cysteate synthase, with protein sequence MGNFKLKCLKCGREYGQEYRLTCENDNAFLRAEYSEKRLVLRNQPGIGRFHSWLPVQEELTTDAGPITYKSEAFARELGLSNLYIGFSGYWPERGAFIKTCSFKELEAHPTMQLLKETGGKAVVLASAGNTGRAFAHVSALTGTDVYIVVPESGASKLWLPEEPTESVHLISMSPGNDYTDAINLAGRIAKLPGMVSEGGARNIARRDGMGTVMLDAAVTIGKMPDHYFQAVGSGTGGISVWEAAMRLRTDGRFGQKLPKLQLAQNLPFVPMYNAWQEKRREIIPELDMKDAKKQVEETYATVLTNRTPPYGVMGGLYDALTDTDGIMYAITREEALEAKALFESLEGIDILPPSAVATASLLKAVEEGNVSKDETILLNLAGGGYKRLKEDYTLYQIEPVATAKNPDISLDELKI
- a CDS encoding zinc ribbon domain-containing protein; translation: MSKDIHFICPKCGNTTYETGEIRTTGGFLSKIFDVQNKRFTHITCKRCKYTELYQADSSMLGNIFDLFTS